In the Helicobacter typhlonius genome, one interval contains:
- a CDS encoding toxin-antitoxin system YwqK family antitoxin: MLKKIVNAAMLLSACLFVGYANPLPECEKHQDWINGCVEKEYVYPSGQVSAETPYKDFKKNGVKKEYYESGKLKIETPYENGEENGISKGYYESGKLSYEALWENNEEISYKKYDEQGKLINQRKK; encoded by the coding sequence ATGTTAAAGAAAATAGTCAATGCTGCTATGCTGCTGTCAGCCTGTTTATTTGTGGGATATGCAAATCCCTTGCCCGAGTGCGAGAAACATCAAGATTGGATAAATGGTTGTGTTGAGAAAGAGTATGTTTATCCATCTGGACAGGTTTCTGCAGAAACTCCATACAAAGATTTTAAGAAAAATGGTGTTAAGAAAGAGTATTATGAATCTGGAAAGCTTAAAATTGAAACTCCATACGAAAATGGTGAGGAAAATGGCATTTCGAAAGGATATTATGAATCGGGGAAGCTTAGTTATGAGGCTTTGTGGGAAAATAATGAAGAAATTTCTTATAAAAAGTATGATGAACAAGGGAAGCTTATCAATCAACGAAAGAAATAA
- the gdhA gene encoding NADP-specific glutamate dehydrogenase, translating to MSYARNVLNRLKEQYPSQVLFHQAVEEVFESLEPALQKDKRYENYAILERLTIPDREIHFRVSWVDDNGKIQTNRAYRIEFNSAIGPYKGGLRFHPSVNEGIIKFLGFEQILKNSLTTLAMGGGKGGSDFDPKGKSEGEIMRFCQAFMNELYRHIGATTDVPAGDIGVGGREIGYLFGQYRKLTNCFEGVFTGKAIPWGGSLVRTEATGYGCVYFAQEMLKARGEILEGKICSVSGAGNVAIYTIEKLQQLGAIPVTASDSQGMIYDKEGIDLALLKEIKEVKRQTLAEYAKARPQAVYTKVADYPKDSNPVWAIPCFAAFPSATQNELNGNDAKTLLSNGCKCVSEGANMPSTIEAVHQFLDAKICYGPGKAANAGGVAVSGLEMAQNASMNPWTFEVVDKRLHSIMESIYANASETAKEFGDPTNLVLGANIAGFRKVAGAMIDQGVI from the coding sequence ATGTCATACGCACGCAATGTCCTCAATAGACTCAAAGAACAATATCCTTCACAAGTACTTTTTCACCAAGCCGTAGAGGAGGTTTTTGAATCCCTAGAACCCGCACTCCAAAAGGATAAAAGATACGAAAATTACGCTATATTAGAGCGTTTGACTATCCCTGATAGAGAGATTCACTTCCGCGTAAGTTGGGTAGATGATAATGGCAAAATCCAAACAAACAGAGCTTATCGTATTGAGTTTAACTCTGCGATTGGACCATATAAAGGTGGTTTGCGTTTCCACCCAAGTGTAAATGAGGGTATTATCAAATTTTTAGGCTTTGAACAGATTCTTAAAAATTCTCTTACTACACTCGCAATGGGTGGAGGCAAAGGCGGCAGCGACTTTGATCCTAAGGGCAAGAGCGAGGGTGAAATTATGCGCTTTTGTCAAGCATTTATGAATGAGCTATATCGCCACATTGGCGCGACTACCGATGTCCCAGCAGGTGATATTGGCGTAGGTGGCAGAGAAATCGGCTATCTTTTTGGACAATATCGCAAATTGACAAACTGCTTTGAAGGTGTCTTTACAGGTAAGGCAATTCCTTGGGGTGGTAGCCTTGTGCGCACAGAAGCTACCGGCTATGGTTGCGTGTATTTTGCACAAGAAATGCTAAAAGCAAGAGGCGAGATCTTGGAAGGCAAAATCTGCAGCGTCTCTGGTGCTGGAAATGTCGCTATTTATACGATTGAAAAGCTCCAACAACTTGGCGCGATTCCTGTTACTGCAAGTGATTCTCAAGGTATGATTTATGATAAAGAAGGCATTGATTTAGCTCTCCTTAAAGAAATCAAAGAAGTGAAGCGTCAAACACTTGCTGAATATGCAAAAGCACGACCACAAGCGGTTTATACAAAAGTAGCTGATTATCCAAAAGATAGCAATCCTGTGTGGGCTATCCCTTGTTTTGCGGCATTCCCAAGTGCTACACAAAATGAGCTAAATGGCAATGATGCTAAAACTTTGCTTAGCAATGGCTGCAAATGCGTGAGCGAGGGTGCAAATATGCCTTCAACTATTGAAGCCGTGCATCAATTCCTTGATGCGAAAATCTGCTATGGACCAGGTAAGGCTGCAAATGCAGGTGGTGTAGCAGTCAGTGGTTTGGAAATGGCACAAAATGCAAGTATGAATCCTTGGACTTTTGAAGTTGTGGATAAACGCTTACATAGCATTATGGAAAGCATTTATGCAAATGCAAGTGAAACTGCAAAAGAATTTGGCGATCCTACCAACCTCGTGCTTGGTGCAAATATTGCAGGATTCCGCAAGGTTGCTGGAGCAATGATAGACCAAGGTGTGATTTAA
- the recO gene encoding recombination protein RecO, with amino-acid sequence MQGYILSMQKTRNEDMIVKILTPMYIKTLYRFYGTRHSIINIGRKIDFEEEPSMTFLPKLKHILHLGFKWESDSARYYVWQHFIKLFYKHLIDVYEIDEFYFRLLEEGAQKLHLQNPKRVVLEMYAKILHFEGRAHDEENGLCFVCEEALGDMVSLARGFLFAHNFCIGGHRFAMSDIMQFLHTQSSILLDDTQVNELWEILGLGL; translated from the coding sequence ATGCAAGGCTATATCTTGTCTATGCAAAAAACACGCAACGAAGATATGATTGTGAAGATTCTCACACCAATGTATATAAAGACCCTGTATAGATTCTATGGCACAAGGCATAGCATTATCAATATCGGGCGCAAAATCGACTTTGAAGAAGAACCAAGTATGACCTTTTTACCCAAGCTCAAGCACATCTTGCATCTTGGATTTAAATGGGAATCCGATAGTGCGCGTTATTATGTGTGGCAACATTTTATTAAGCTTTTTTATAAACATTTAATTGATGTGTATGAAATTGATGAATTTTATTTTAGGCTTTTAGAAGAGGGGGCGCAAAAATTGCACTTACAGAATCCTAAACGCGTGGTGCTTGAAATGTATGCCAAAATACTGCATTTTGAGGGGAGAGCACATGATGAGGAAAACGGGCTTTGCTTCGTATGTGAGGAGGCACTAGGTGATATGGTAAGTCTAGCGCGTGGTTTTTTGTTTGCTCATAACTTTTGTATCGGCGGACATAGATTTGCTATGAGCGATATTATGCAATTTTTACACACACAGAGTAGCATTCTACTCGATGATACGCAGGTTAATGAACTATGGGAAATTTTGGGACTTGGATTGTAG
- a CDS encoding DedA family protein → MQDIIVSLEKWGYMLLFLFSLGGGYVGLLTAGVMSALGKMDIIISILTAGVGNIIGSSLLAYLARYQKNDLMAYLSNHRRKIALSQVWLKKYGVWLIFFSKYLYGIKTIVPLAIGFSRFSIKTFFIFNAMSCAIWAVVVGICGYYASSGVISVLEEINAHSYVMPIVLLCIGIILYLIISFVSKRARKSL, encoded by the coding sequence ATGCAAGATATTATAGTTTCGCTAGAGAAATGGGGTTATATGCTTTTGTTTCTCTTTTCGCTAGGCGGGGGATATGTGGGGCTACTCACGGCGGGAGTGATGAGCGCACTAGGCAAAATGGATATTATCATTTCAATACTCACTGCAGGTGTGGGAAACATCATTGGTAGCTCACTTTTAGCTTATTTGGCACGCTACCAAAAAAATGATTTAATGGCTTATCTTAGTAATCACAGGCGCAAAATTGCCCTCTCTCAAGTATGGCTTAAAAAATATGGGGTATGGCTTATATTCTTTAGTAAATACTTATATGGCATTAAAACAATCGTGCCACTTGCTATTGGATTCTCGCGTTTTAGCATAAAAACCTTTTTTATATTCAATGCTATGAGTTGTGCTATTTGGGCAGTGGTTGTAGGAATATGCGGATATTATGCAAGTAGCGGCGTTATATCTGTGCTTGAGGAGATTAACGCACATTCTTATGTAATGCCTATCGTACTTTTGTGTATTGGTATAATTTTATATCTCATTATCTCTTTTGTATCAAAAAGGGCTAGAAAAAGCTTATAA
- a CDS encoding ABC transporter ATP-binding protein yields MLRAYNLSHSFETTLYTDINLQVGEGESIAILGVSGSGKSTILNNLSTLLKPKVGRVGLLDKDDIYALSPKEQLLLRRLHIGIVFQAHYLFRGFSGVENLKVASILSNKSIDNALLESFGIDKVIHQQIGELSGGQQQRLSIARVLTKKPKIIFADEPTGNLDKQTATQVMEILFSYIREHKAALILATHDKDIAYACNRIYNLYDKTLCEVHTS; encoded by the coding sequence TTGCTTCGCGCCTATAATCTCTCTCATAGCTTTGAAACCACGCTTTATACAGATATTAATCTGCAAGTTGGCGAGGGGGAAAGTATAGCAATTTTGGGCGTGAGCGGTAGCGGTAAATCCACGATATTAAATAATCTCTCCACACTCTTAAAGCCAAAAGTTGGGCGAGTGGGGCTTTTGGATAAAGATGATATTTACGCACTAAGCCCTAAGGAGCAGCTCTTGTTGCGTAGGCTACACATAGGTATCGTGTTTCAAGCGCATTATCTTTTTCGAGGATTTAGCGGTGTAGAGAATCTCAAAGTCGCTTCGATTCTCTCAAATAAAAGTATAGACAACGCGCTTTTAGAATCTTTTGGTATCGATAAGGTAATTCATCAGCAAATTGGTGAGCTTAGCGGCGGACAACAGCAAAGGCTATCAATTGCGCGGGTTTTGACAAAGAAGCCAAAGATTATTTTTGCCGATGAACCAACCGGGAATCTTGATAAGCAAACAGCTACACAGGTAATGGAGATTCTATTCTCTTATATCCGCGAACACAAAGCCGCACTCATACTCGCCACACACGATAAAGACATAGCCTATGCGTGTAATAGAATCTACAACCTCTATGATAAGACTCTGTGTGAAGTGCATACATCATAA
- a CDS encoding phosphoribosyltransferase, protein MYRYAFRNLFIGASSYGAGTTSSGKLDIYHDIDISLKGKSALLVEDIIDSGLTIATLKALVYDKGARDVKICTMFNKPSRRKVQVEIEYKGFDVPDTFVVGYGLDFDNKYRNLKNLCEIVGVSED, encoded by the coding sequence TTGTATCGATATGCCTTTAGAAATCTGTTTATTGGTGCTTCGAGTTATGGTGCAGGGACTACTTCAAGCGGGAAACTTGATATTTACCACGATATAGACATATCTCTTAAAGGCAAGTCGGCACTGCTCGTGGAGGACATTATCGATAGTGGCTTGACAATCGCCACTCTTAAGGCGCTTGTGTATGATAAGGGCGCAAGAGATGTGAAAATATGCACGATGTTTAATAAGCCAAGTCGGCGAAAAGTGCAGGTAGAGATAGAATATAAAGGCTTTGATGTGCCAGATACCTTTGTCGTGGGTTATGGACTAGACTTTGACAATAAATATAGAAATTTAAAAAATCTATGTGAGATTGTAGGTGTGAGTGAAGATTAA
- a CDS encoding GDSL-type esterase/lipase family protein, protein MKTSTLFVILLAGVVFANGADYPLKAIGIALGNPKQTTIPNESKKLLSSTSGIKNYGENLSPTFKSKLKTKQDLTIRILGDSHIAGDFMSHRLRGLLFLQYSFGFVYPLYPKYHQHIGLQYESENFEILNSHLNESSEYPLGGIMAKPTTLPASIKLTPKNNANASLSKIIFAAPNKKKALMIEDSANQKFVINAKNPNAWQMISLNLQYPVTLHALNENVLLGGFAIIHDEGQDNIVENLGINGARSDLWLKWDKELLMQQMRILPADLYVLCYGSNDALYDNFDENTFMKNYGNLIDSIREANPQAQILLLAPPPVVKKVSNATKRKKAVYRTTKNAKAVSAAISKLAIQKHTLLFSMEDFINQSGGKAQWERANLAKPDVHLLPNGYKLIADKLYYELRKLE, encoded by the coding sequence ATGAAAACTTCAACACTCTTTGTCATATTACTCGCCGGAGTCGTTTTTGCCAATGGTGCGGACTATCCGCTCAAAGCAATCGGTATCGCACTTGGCAACCCTAAACAAACTACCATTCCAAACGAAAGCAAGAAACTCTTATCTTCAACAAGCGGGATTAAAAACTATGGCGAAAATCTCTCGCCGACATTCAAATCAAAGCTTAAAACAAAACAGGATCTTACAATAAGAATCTTAGGAGATTCACATATTGCGGGGGATTTTATGTCGCACAGACTGCGTGGGCTATTGTTTTTGCAATATAGCTTTGGCTTTGTCTATCCACTCTATCCTAAGTATCATCAGCATATTGGGCTACAATATGAAAGTGAAAACTTCGAGATTCTCAACTCACATCTAAATGAATCTAGCGAATATCCGCTAGGTGGCATTATGGCAAAACCCACTACACTTCCGGCATCCATAAAACTAACGCCAAAAAACAATGCAAATGCGAGTCTAAGCAAAATTATTTTTGCAGCTCCAAATAAGAAAAAAGCACTGATGATTGAAGATAGCGCGAATCAAAAGTTTGTCATTAATGCTAAGAATCCTAATGCGTGGCAGATGATTAGCCTCAACTTGCAATATCCTGTAACCTTACACGCACTTAATGAAAATGTGCTTTTGGGTGGATTTGCTATCATACACGATGAGGGGCAGGATAATATTGTTGAGAATCTTGGCATAAATGGTGCGCGCTCGGATTTGTGGCTCAAATGGGACAAAGAACTTTTGATGCAGCAAATGCGGATACTTCCGGCAGATTTGTATGTGCTATGCTATGGCTCAAATGACGCGCTGTATGATAATTTTGATGAAAATACATTTATGAAAAACTATGGCAATTTGATTGATAGCATCAGGGAAGCAAACCCACAGGCACAGATTCTACTCCTCGCACCACCGCCTGTGGTAAAGAAAGTATCAAACGCCACGAAGCGCAAAAAGGCGGTATATAGAACGACTAAAAATGCTAAAGCAGTGAGTGCGGCGATTAGCAAACTCGCTATACAAAAACACACCTTGCTTTTTAGTATGGAGGATTTTATAAACCAAAGCGGTGGAAAGGCACAATGGGAGAGGGCAAATCTAGCAAAGCCCGATGTGCATTTACTACCAAATGGATACAAACTCATTGCGGATAAGCTATATTATGAGTTAAGAAAATTGGAATAA
- a CDS encoding SGNH/GDSL hydrolase family protein — protein sequence MKQAKFAFIIFATLVQLIVILHSQITTYVEQQYHNFTESSNPFTQFLGTIYQATMLQDYAIFTYADSAMAHLEQAFNNVANDVLALLDVSLVSETKIESSTEKPQKHTDFKPTQEVIESHISSAEIPAEIQSQAQQERTSSPQEAQILPNEPLPTQDIKNAEEKAGDENIESASSSTPPAEPNFTESYTPIKKVHNPRIEIDENDKVLLVGDSMMQGIAPYMLKTFKKLNLKGINLSKHSTGLTYPHYFNWAEAITQAFATYDNIAIVVVILGANDPWSMKKNIAFKSQKWEEIYTQRINDIITIAQSNGARVVWYEVPSVREKSLNDKILYLNSLYEREVRASGEFFLQSNGIVTQGGAYSAFIKNKNGKSIQVRIDDGVHFTSRGYQIMANIFLNTLVVSPQETLQDSESTESALSFERTTEAAINDIQTTQVAQTPQDSIKEAQ from the coding sequence ATGAAACAGGCGAAATTTGCATTTATTATCTTTGCCACACTCGTGCAACTCATAGTGATTTTGCATAGTCAAATCACCACTTATGTCGAGCAGCAATATCATAATTTTACAGAATCGAGCAATCCATTCACGCAGTTTTTAGGCACGATATATCAAGCCACGATGTTGCAAGATTATGCCATTTTCACATACGCAGATAGTGCTATGGCGCATTTGGAGCAAGCCTTTAACAATGTGGCGAATGATGTCCTAGCACTCCTAGATGTTTCATTAGTGAGTGAGACAAAGATTGAATCTAGCACAGAAAAGCCCCAGAAGCACACAGATTTTAAACCAACGCAAGAGGTTATAGAATCTCACATTTCAAGCGCGGAGATACCAGCAGAGATTCAAAGCCAAGCACAGCAAGAGCGCACAAGTAGCCCACAAGAAGCACAGATTCTGCCAAATGAACCACTTCCCACGCAGGATATAAAGAATGCAGAGGAAAAAGCAGGAGATGAAAATATAGAATCTGCTAGCTCATCAACGCCACCTGCAGAGCCAAACTTCACAGAGAGCTACACACCGATTAAAAAAGTGCATAATCCTCGTATAGAAATCGATGAAAACGATAAAGTCTTACTCGTGGGGGATTCTATGATGCAGGGCATTGCGCCATATATGCTAAAAACCTTTAAGAAACTCAATCTCAAGGGTATAAATTTGAGCAAACACAGCACAGGCTTAACCTATCCACATTATTTTAATTGGGCAGAGGCTATTACTCAAGCTTTCGCCACTTATGACAATATCGCTATTGTTGTCGTGATACTAGGCGCAAACGACCCGTGGAGTATGAAGAAAAACATTGCCTTTAAATCTCAAAAATGGGAGGAAATTTACACCCAACGCATTAATGACATCATTACTATCGCACAATCTAATGGTGCGCGCGTAGTATGGTATGAAGTGCCCTCTGTGCGCGAAAAGTCGCTTAATGATAAGATTCTCTATCTCAATAGCCTCTATGAGCGCGAAGTGCGTGCTAGTGGGGAGTTTTTCTTGCAAAGCAATGGTATTGTTACGCAAGGCGGCGCGTATTCGGCGTTTATTAAAAACAAAAATGGCAAGAGCATACAGGTGCGTATTGATGACGGGGTGCATTTTACATCACGGGGCTATCAAATAATGGCAAATATCTTTCTCAATACCCTTGTAGTCTCACCCCAAGAAACCTTACAAGATTCAGAATCTACAGAATCTGCACTTAGTTTTGAACGCACCACAGAGGCTGCAATAAATGATATACAAACTACACAGGTGGCACAAACACCACAAGATTCTATAAAAGAGGCACAATGA
- a CDS encoding MBOAT family O-acyltransferase, whose product MSFFCFEFSVILLLFFIVYWSIKSLTMRNFALLCFNYLIIYLFSPYFALIVFIYTCFVYVLAFFIDTMRTKFAFLSCVFLALLFLCFFKYYAYIKDDFDALLTLLGLDFFDIDIIFPMGISFYTFASITYLRAVYEEAKKLAQDKYYQEENPALEGFFTLATYLSFFATFVAGPIMRSKDFFTQYHSQRVFGNIDLILALLLFGLVKKVLIANYLGIYSAPILNAPFDYHALELLCAAFAYSVQLYCDFSGYVNLVCAFGLMLGFTLPPNFNMPYMAKNLKDFWNRWHISLSTFIRDYIYIPLGGNKRGVFYTQVFVLIAFGLSGLWHGNTLSFLIWGLLHGVGVIWLNMLKILEIDLQDFPFVGAFITFIYVSFCWIFFYYHSLDEVRGFFIAFYQGFATSAPLYTWWLLGTFLVCFLCYPLMRGSLTFTQKCLSFIPYLIKPFILTIIIALLIVIMPAGIPHFIYASF is encoded by the coding sequence TTGAGCTTTTTTTGCTTTGAATTTAGTGTGATATTGCTTTTATTTTTTATTGTGTATTGGTCGATAAAATCACTCACTATGCGTAATTTTGCACTTTTGTGCTTTAACTACCTCATTATCTATCTTTTTAGCCCATATTTCGCACTTATCGTATTTATTTATACCTGTTTTGTGTATGTTTTGGCATTCTTTATCGACACGATGCGCACAAAATTTGCATTTTTATCCTGCGTGTTTTTAGCACTCTTGTTTTTGTGTTTTTTCAAATATTATGCCTATATCAAAGATGACTTTGACGCCCTACTAACACTTCTTGGGCTTGATTTTTTTGATATTGATATTATTTTTCCTATGGGGATTAGCTTTTACACATTTGCTTCTATTACTTATTTACGCGCGGTGTATGAGGAGGCGAAAAAACTCGCACAGGATAAATACTATCAAGAGGAAAATCCTGCACTGGAGGGCTTTTTTACCCTCGCCACTTATTTGTCATTTTTTGCTACCTTTGTTGCCGGTCCTATTATGAGGAGCAAAGATTTTTTTACACAATACCACTCGCAGCGCGTTTTTGGTAACATTGACTTGATTCTAGCACTCCTGCTTTTTGGACTTGTCAAAAAGGTGCTGATTGCAAATTATTTAGGCATCTACTCCGCACCCATTCTCAACGCACCCTTTGACTACCACGCGTTAGAGCTTTTATGTGCAGCTTTTGCTTATAGTGTGCAGCTCTATTGCGATTTTAGCGGATATGTGAATCTCGTGTGCGCCTTTGGGCTTATGCTAGGATTCACATTACCGCCAAATTTCAATATGCCCTATATGGCAAAAAACCTCAAAGATTTTTGGAACAGGTGGCATATTAGCCTCTCCACCTTTATACGCGATTATATCTATATCCCGCTAGGTGGGAACAAAAGGGGGGTATTTTATACACAGGTTTTCGTGCTTATCGCATTCGGGCTTTCTGGCTTGTGGCACGGCAACACCCTAAGCTTTTTGATTTGGGGGCTTTTGCACGGAGTGGGTGTTATTTGGCTCAATATGCTAAAAATCTTAGAAATTGACTTGCAAGATTTTCCATTTGTTGGAGCATTTATCACTTTTATTTATGTAAGTTTTTGTTGGATTTTCTTTTATTATCATTCTCTTGATGAGGTGCGAGGCTTTTTTATAGCGTTTTATCAAGGCTTTGCCACATCTGCGCCACTTTATACTTGGTGGCTGCTTGGCACATTTTTGGTATGTTTTTTATGCTATCCACTTATGCGTGGCTCTCTTACATTCACGCAAAAATGCCTAAGTTTTATCCCCTACCTCATCAAGCCTTTTATCCTCACTATAATCATCGCCTTGCTTATAGTCATAATGCCTGCTGGCATACCACATTTTATTTATGCGAGTTTTTGA
- a CDS encoding inositol monophosphatase family protein: protein MSAFLHQAVLATREIINVLQQNEHSLYALHNVGAGGDVSIGADLLSERIYAEHLLPLASIDSEESGFLQGNGSDTIVLDPLDGSDNFLSHIPYYGSSLALYDASGEVKEAVIFNFCTKEAFARIRTDENTIAIHFHIESYLDEIQAKLHKNLSFIESRGSVIANAHDIKAFRLLQSTSVSKCGLFEKAYCNPKIAESLYEKRLKFRSLGASALSMAKAYEVNFMLFVGKIRDFDSKAGLFLCEPLHCISTDKFTLISKDKHIFDTISHIFMEHKG from the coding sequence GTGAGCGCATTTTTACACCAAGCGGTTCTTGCCACACGAGAGATTATTAATGTTTTGCAACAAAACGAGCATTCGCTCTATGCCCTCCATAATGTCGGTGCAGGGGGCGATGTAAGTATTGGTGCGGATTTATTGAGTGAGCGTATTTATGCGGAGCATTTGCTCCCACTAGCGAGTATAGATTCCGAAGAAAGTGGGTTTTTGCAGGGTAATGGGAGCGATACAATCGTGCTTGACCCGCTTGATGGGAGTGATAATTTTCTCTCTCATATTCCCTATTATGGTTCATCTCTCGCGCTCTATGATGCCTCCGGTGAAGTCAAAGAAGCGGTGATTTTTAATTTTTGCACCAAAGAGGCTTTTGCGCGTATTCGCACAGATGAAAACACCATAGCGATACATTTCCACATAGAATCTTATTTAGATGAGATACAAGCAAAATTGCATAAAAATCTCTCATTTATAGAATCTAGGGGCAGTGTAATCGCTAACGCACACGATATAAAGGCATTTCGTTTGTTACAAAGCACTTCTGTAAGCAAATGTGGGTTATTTGAAAAAGCTTACTGCAATCCAAAAATCGCAGAATCTTTATATGAAAAGCGCTTGAAGTTCCGCTCTCTAGGTGCGAGTGCTCTCTCTATGGCAAAAGCGTATGAAGTGAATTTTATGCTTTTTGTTGGTAAAATACGTGATTTTGATAGTAAGGCGGGGCTATTTTTGTGTGAGCCACTGCATTGTATTAGTACGGATAAATTTACGCTTATAAGCAAAGATAAGCATATTTTTGATACAATCTCGCACATTTTTATGGAGCATAAAGGATAG
- the accD gene encoding acetyl-CoA carboxylase, carboxyltransferase subunit beta, which translates to MGLGDLFKGKKEETKEESAAHKADARPNHWLKCPSCNALMYYKEVFSQSHICPKCSYHFRITAKERIEMLCDNGSFVEYDKDLRPIDPLEFVDKKSYKKRIQEGEEKAGRASSAIAGEALIGGVGMQFVLFDFAFMAGSLGSVEGEKIVRAIDRAVAKKQTLVIFSTSGGARMQESTFSLMQMAKTSCALNKLTDAGLPFISVLLDPTFGGVSASFAFLGDIIIAEPGAIIGFAGPRVIKQTIGADLPEGFQTAEFLLEHGLIDMVVHRKDLKQTLSDISKMLNPNYANQHIFYN; encoded by the coding sequence ATGGGTTTAGGCGATTTGTTTAAAGGCAAAAAAGAGGAAACAAAAGAAGAAAGTGCGGCACACAAGGCTGACGCTCGTCCTAATCATTGGCTAAAATGTCCTAGCTGCAATGCTTTGATGTATTACAAAGAAGTTTTTTCACAATCACATATTTGCCCAAAATGTAGTTATCACTTTAGAATCACCGCCAAAGAGCGCATTGAAATGTTGTGTGATAATGGTAGCTTTGTCGAATATGATAAGGATTTACGCCCTATTGACCCACTGGAGTTTGTCGATAAAAAAAGCTACAAAAAACGTATTCAAGAGGGTGAGGAAAAAGCAGGTAGGGCGAGTTCTGCTATTGCGGGCGAGGCTCTCATTGGTGGCGTAGGAATGCAGTTTGTGCTTTTTGATTTTGCATTCATGGCAGGTTCTTTGGGCTCGGTGGAGGGCGAAAAAATCGTACGTGCCATTGATAGAGCTGTGGCAAAAAAACAAACTCTTGTGATTTTCTCTACAAGCGGTGGCGCGAGAATGCAAGAATCTACTTTTTCGCTTATGCAAATGGCAAAGACTTCGTGCGCGTTGAATAAACTCACTGATGCGGGATTGCCATTTATTTCTGTGTTGCTCGACCCTACTTTTGGCGGGGTGAGTGCGTCTTTTGCGTTTTTGGGAGATATTATCATTGCCGAGCCGGGTGCGATTATTGGTTTTGCTGGTCCGCGCGTCATTAAGCAAACCATAGGTGCAGACTTACCCGAAGGATTCCAAACTGCAGAATTTTTGCTCGAACACGGGCTCATTGATATGGTCGTTCATCGCAAAGATTTGAAACAAACATTGAGTGATATTAGCAAAATGCTTAACCCAAACTATGCAAATCAACATATATTCTATAACTAA
- a CDS encoding 23S rRNA (pseudouridine(1915)-N(3))-methyltransferase RlmH, with product MQINIYSITKKDILYQKLQEELCMQCKQFGAQITHFDLFPKVVKNAQKISSSKAQQSYTQVFLPYLNSAGLNIALTPQGKSYDSVQFAHCLQSYKLVQFFIGGSYGLEQSFIALTQAISLSAMTFSHKIAKIVLCEQIYRALSILSSHPYHK from the coding sequence ATGCAAATCAACATATATTCTATAACTAAAAAAGATATTTTGTATCAAAAGTTGCAAGAGGAGCTATGTATGCAGTGTAAGCAATTTGGCGCACAAATTACACATTTTGATTTGTTTCCTAAAGTCGTCAAAAATGCGCAAAAGATTTCATCGAGCAAAGCCCAGCAGTCCTATACACAGGTTTTTTTGCCATATCTTAATAGTGCGGGGCTCAATATCGCGCTCACTCCACAGGGCAAAAGCTATGATTCAGTGCAGTTTGCACATTGTTTGCAATCTTATAAACTCGTGCAGTTTTTTATCGGTGGTTCGTATGGACTTGAGCAAAGTTTTATCGCACTCACACAGGCAATTAGCCTAAGTGCTATGACCTTTAGCCATAAAATCGCTAAAATCGTGCTATGTGAGCAAATCTACCGCGCGTTAAGTATTCTATCATCTCACCCGTATCACAAATAG
- a CDS encoding TraR/DksA C4-type zinc finger protein, giving the protein MIDYTFFEKLLSERLNKLCESIEHKNTHHKDNGDIVGAGLQGNLEMGMIDLYQQEINDIRNSLQKIKDGVFGICEMCDDDIDVERLKAKPHAKYCINCRELFEKTQKKER; this is encoded by the coding sequence ATGATTGATTATACTTTTTTTGAAAAATTGCTTAGCGAGCGATTGAATAAGCTGTGTGAGAGTATCGAGCATAAAAATACACATCATAAAGATAATGGCGATATTGTGGGTGCAGGTTTGCAAGGAAACTTAGAAATGGGTATGATTGATTTGTATCAGCAGGAGATAAATGATATTCGCAACTCGCTACAAAAGATCAAAGATGGCGTGTTTGGGATATGTGAAATGTGCGATGATGATATTGATGTGGAACGACTTAAGGCAAAACCTCACGCGAAATATTGTATCAACTGCCGCGAACTTTTTGAAAAAACACAAAAAAAGGAGAGATAA